One genomic segment of Candidatus Eisenbacteria bacterium includes these proteins:
- a CDS encoding (2Fe-2S)-binding protein codes for MKLSFRLNGTDTVLDVSGYERLIDLLRERLGLFGTKEGCGKGECGACTVLLDGAPVCSCLLLSSQLAGREVTTIEGLAKRDRLHPVQEAFTETGAVQCGFCTPGMVLSAVALLNENPDPSRQEIKRALSGNLCRCTGYKKIFEAVELAAKNMKGSSKGMKPGRRVARSKRGRARQSRA; via the coding sequence ATGAAACTGTCATTTAGGTTGAACGGGACAGACACCGTGCTCGACGTCTCAGGCTACGAGCGTCTGATAGATCTCTTGCGTGAGAGACTGGGTCTCTTCGGCACGAAGGAGGGTTGTGGAAAGGGTGAGTGCGGTGCGTGCACGGTCCTTTTGGACGGGGCTCCGGTGTGCTCTTGCCTCTTGCTCTCGTCGCAGCTCGCCGGCAGAGAAGTCACGACAATAGAAGGACTGGCGAAGAGAGACAGGCTACATCCGGTCCAGGAGGCGTTCACCGAGACAGGCGCGGTGCAATGCGGTTTCTGCACGCCGGGAATGGTGCTTTCAGCAGTTGCACTTCTCAACGAAAATCCCGATCCCTCGAGACAAGAAATCAAGAGGGCTCTTTCAGGCAATCTCTGCCGCTGCACCGGATACAAGAAGATATTCGAGGCCGTGGAACTGGCCGCAAAGAACATGAAAGGATCGAGCAAGGGGATGAAGCCGGGGAGGAGAGTCGCTCGTAGTAAACGAGGGAGAGCACGGCAGAGCCGCGCGTAA
- a CDS encoding ornithine carbamoyltransferase has protein sequence MQTFLHGRDLIGDLDFSKEEVETVLDVAFDLKRQRALNQLHPILRDKVLAMLFFFSSTRTRGSFEAGIAQLGGHGAFIESRTTQIAHGDTPKEMGEIFGRYFDAIAIRHVDWRVGNGYLNAVAKASRVPVLNMQCDVYHPFQCLADLMTIVEKKGRDLRRKKMVVSWAYASSYQKPMSVPQSLILQMPRFGVDVVLAHPPEFKLMPEIMEQAREQAKKFGAGFEVADDMDAAFKDADIVYAKSWGAMVHSPDEKEGAKIISKYSSWITDERRMKLAKPDAIYMHPLPADRNIEVTDGVMDGPQSAVYDEAENRLHAQKAVMALTMS, from the coding sequence ATGCAAACCTTCTTACACGGTCGCGACCTCATCGGCGATCTCGATTTCTCGAAGGAAGAAGTCGAAACCGTGCTCGATGTCGCCTTCGATTTGAAACGCCAGCGCGCGCTCAATCAATTGCACCCGATACTGCGCGACAAAGTCCTGGCGATGCTGTTCTTCTTCTCCAGCACGCGCACGCGCGGCTCGTTCGAAGCCGGCATCGCGCAGCTCGGCGGACACGGCGCATTCATTGAATCGCGTACGACGCAAATTGCGCACGGCGACACGCCGAAAGAAATGGGCGAAATCTTCGGACGTTACTTCGATGCCATCGCAATTCGCCACGTGGACTGGCGCGTGGGCAACGGCTACCTTAACGCGGTCGCTAAAGCATCGCGCGTGCCGGTTCTCAACATGCAATGCGACGTCTATCACCCGTTCCAATGCCTCGCTGACTTGATGACGATCGTCGAGAAGAAGGGACGGGATTTGCGCCGCAAGAAGATGGTCGTGTCGTGGGCGTATGCCTCATCGTACCAAAAGCCGATGTCGGTCCCGCAATCGCTCATCCTGCAAATGCCGCGCTTTGGAGTGGACGTCGTTCTTGCGCATCCGCCGGAATTCAAACTGATGCCGGAGATCATGGAGCAAGCGCGCGAACAAGCGAAGAAATTCGGCGCAGGCTTTGAGGTGGCGGACGATATGGACGCTGCGTTCAAAGACGCCGATATTGTCTACGCCAAATCCTGGGGCGCGATGGTGCACTCGCCGGACGAAAAAGAGGGCGCAAAGATCATCAGCAAGTATTCGTCGTGGATCACGGACGAACGCCGCATGAAGCTGGCAAAGCCGGACGCCATTTACATGCATCCACTGCCCGCCGACCGCAACATCGAAGTCACCGACGGCGTGATGGACGGTCCGCAATCGGCCGTGTACGACGAAGCCGAGAATCGTTTGCACGCGCAAAAAGCGGTAATGGCGCTCACAATGAGTTAG
- a CDS encoding nucleotidyltransferase family protein yields the protein MTSESTGIAGIILAAGEGKRIGKNKALLEIGGIKSLEKVATCMCGAGCDPVIVVGGAEADSVSEEAARLGVRFIQNENWQRGQFSSLKVGTSQLASVVGAGRGAGTGKSTQVGGAMVALVDHPLVKRETYQVLVGTSRKFSGRIIVPTYQERRGHPVVVPRDVMTEIVNSPDGMTLRDIIRKHDHLVLEQAVDDAGILTDIDTEADLRRAG from the coding sequence ATGACTTCTGAAAGCACGGGCATCGCCGGGATAATCTTGGCCGCGGGAGAAGGAAAGCGCATAGGCAAGAACAAGGCGCTGCTCGAAATCGGAGGGATCAAGTCCTTGGAGAAGGTGGCGACTTGCATGTGCGGTGCGGGTTGCGATCCGGTGATAGTCGTGGGTGGGGCTGAAGCCGACAGCGTGAGTGAAGAAGCCGCGCGACTCGGGGTCCGGTTCATCCAGAACGAAAATTGGCAGAGGGGGCAGTTCTCCTCCCTCAAGGTCGGGACGTCACAACTGGCGAGCGTGGTGGGAGCTGGAAGGGGAGCGGGAACGGGGAAGAGTACGCAGGTGGGCGGAGCCATGGTGGCGCTGGTGGACCATCCTCTCGTAAAGAGAGAAACGTATCAAGTTCTTGTCGGAACGTCTCGGAAGTTTTCGGGAAGAATCATTGTTCCGACCTACCAGGAGAGACGAGGTCATCCGGTGGTTGTTCCCCGAGACGTCATGACAGAGATAGTGAACTCTCCGGATGGCATGACGCTCCGGGACATCATAAGAAAACACGACCACCTCGTGCTCGAGCAGGCCGTTGACGATGCCGGGATTCTGACGGACATCGACACGGAGGCGGACTTGAGGCGGGCCGGATAG
- the arcC gene encoding carbamate kinase, with product MLKQTKPTAKKTVKRAPKRKLAVVAIGGNSLIKDAAHQSVEDQHDALRETARHIADMVEQGWDVAIGHGNGPQVGFVLRRSEIAAKIEGMHEVPLDVCGADTQGAIGYELQQALQNELHHRGIKKCCATIITQVLVDQNDPAFKNPSKPIGGFMDQAEAARRKNEMDWSVVEDAGRGWRRVVPSPLPQEIVEQTTIEALLRDGIIVITVGGGGIPVIDVGDGEYRGTAAVIDKDFASSLLAAEVNADLFLIATAVEKAAINFGKPNQQWIDKMTLAEAKQYLAEGTHFAKGSMAPKMQAIIGFLEAGGKHAIITNPENIGRALRGETGTHIVRK from the coding sequence ATGCTCAAGCAAACCAAACCAACAGCGAAAAAGACCGTCAAGCGCGCGCCCAAACGCAAATTGGCCGTCGTAGCGATTGGCGGTAACTCGCTCATCAAAGACGCGGCGCATCAATCGGTCGAGGATCAACATGACGCGTTGCGTGAGACCGCACGCCACATCGCCGACATGGTCGAGCAGGGCTGGGATGTGGCAATCGGTCACGGGAACGGTCCCCAGGTCGGTTTTGTCTTGCGCCGTTCCGAAATCGCCGCGAAGATTGAAGGCATGCATGAAGTCCCGCTCGATGTGTGCGGCGCGGACACGCAAGGCGCCATCGGCTACGAATTGCAGCAGGCACTCCAAAACGAGTTGCATCATCGCGGCATCAAAAAATGTTGCGCGACCATCATCACCCAGGTGTTGGTTGATCAAAACGATCCGGCGTTCAAGAATCCGTCCAAGCCCATCGGCGGATTCATGGATCAAGCCGAAGCGGCACGCCGCAAGAATGAAATGGACTGGAGCGTCGTTGAAGACGCCGGGCGCGGTTGGCGACGGGTCGTGCCGTCGCCACTGCCCCAGGAGATCGTCGAGCAGACGACCATCGAAGCGCTGCTCAGGGACGGCATCATCGTCATCACCGTCGGCGGCGGCGGCATTCCCGTCATCGACGTGGGCGACGGTGAGTATCGGGGAACTGCCGCAGTCATCGACAAGGATTTCGCATCGAGTTTGCTCGCGGCCGAAGTCAACGCCGATTTGTTCTTAATTGCGACCGCGGTCGAAAAAGCGGCGATCAACTTCGGCAAGCCCAACCAACAATGGATCGACAAGATGACGCTGGCGGAAGCCAAGCAATATCTCGCCGAAGGCACACACTTTGCCAAGGGCTCGATGGCGCCCAAGATGCAAGCGATCATCGGGTTTCTCGAAGCCGGCGGCAAGCACGCGATCATCACGAATCCCGAAAATATCGGGCGCGCGTTGCGCGGGGAAACCGGGACGCACATTGTTCGGAAGTAA
- the pyrB gene encoding aspartate carbamoyltransferase, whose amino-acid sequence MRSFAGRDILSLKEFERNEFFHVFGVAEKMEVIARGRKNVDMLKEKTLVAAFFQASTRTRLAHEAAMHRLGGHVTGFADFKMTRAGDFYQESIKDTVKMLEFYGDVIAMRHFQKGAPQEAAKWASVPIINGGDGWGEHPTQVLSDLYTVLRERGRIDGLKWLAVGDMRMRTMHSLGYALSQFDCPVTFVSPGPDALFPKSPDMRMPEEYKADFRQYSLNFREADHVEQAIADADVILVEPVVQPDYTQARQEATKDKALTPANYKITRELLERKAKSDLILLHSLPRMDEIPADVDTTRWARYWQEAFNGVVIRMALLAMVLGAVE is encoded by the coding sequence ATGCGTAGTTTTGCAGGTCGCGACATTCTGTCGCTCAAGGAGTTTGAACGCAACGAGTTCTTTCACGTGTTCGGCGTTGCGGAAAAAATGGAAGTGATCGCGCGCGGGCGCAAGAACGTCGACATGCTGAAGGAGAAAACGCTCGTCGCCGCGTTCTTTCAGGCCAGCACGCGCACGCGCCTCGCGCACGAAGCTGCGATGCATCGCCTTGGCGGGCACGTCACCGGGTTTGCCGACTTCAAGATGACGCGCGCCGGGGACTTTTATCAGGAATCGATCAAGGACACCGTCAAGATGCTCGAGTTCTACGGCGACGTAATCGCGATGCGCCATTTCCAAAAAGGCGCGCCGCAAGAAGCGGCCAAATGGGCGAGCGTGCCGATCATCAACGGCGGCGACGGCTGGGGTGAACACCCGACGCAAGTTCTCAGCGATCTCTACACCGTCTTGCGCGAAAGGGGACGCATCGATGGTTTGAAATGGCTCGCTGTCGGCGACATGCGGATGCGCACGATGCACTCGCTTGGTTACGCGCTCTCACAATTCGACTGCCCGGTCACGTTCGTCTCGCCGGGCCCCGACGCGCTCTTTCCCAAGTCACCCGACATGCGCATGCCGGAAGAGTACAAGGCCGATTTCAGACAGTACTCGCTCAACTTCCGCGAAGCCGATCACGTCGAGCAGGCGATTGCGGACGCGGACGTCATCTTGGTCGAGCCGGTCGTGCAGCCCGACTACACACAGGCGAGGCAAGAAGCGACCAAGGACAAGGCGCTCACGCCGGCAAATTACAAAATCACGCGCGAGCTGTTAGAGCGAAAAGCCAAGAGCGATTTGATTCTACTCCACTCGCTTCCGCGCATGGACGAGATTCCGGCGGACGTCGACACCACGCGCTGGGCGCGCTATTGGCAGGAAGCGTTCAACGGCGTGGTGATACGCATGGCGTTGCTTGCGATGGTGTTGGGAGCGGTCGAATAG
- a CDS encoding xanthine dehydrogenase family protein molybdopterin-binding subunit, giving the protein MTVIGRRVKRSEGVERVTGAGLFTDDLNYPGMLHAAVVRSPVARGLVQGIDTGSALNMKGVEGVFTFRDIPGRNSIPIILDDQPFLAEKYVNYVGEPIAVVVACDRPTARAAALAVEVTIKKLPPILSLMEARNHPTIKLFGEDNVFRQLKIRRGDTKRAFASCDVIVENEYRTPYQEHAYIEPLAMIAIPHPDGRMEIRGSMQCPFYVRNAVTRVLALPESDVWVIQTATGGAFGGKEDVPSLLACQAALPAWKLKRPIKLVYDRTEDMMSSSKRHPSWVRYKSGASKDGTLKAVKVEYVIDGGAYSTLSPAVLFRGTVHAAGPYRCENVKVDSYVVATNKVPTGAFRGFGSPQILFAAESQMDILAEKLGLDPVEFRRRNLLRVGDTTATGQRLLNSVGLEETLDKVLQSSAWCPRAKERADKDGGKDTGKARRRDEGSEDDRIRNEEGNTGFGLSTIFYGVGLGAAGKYLARTGANVILHSDGSVLFSVGTTELGQGMTTVLSQIVADGLGVPFECVRMTAPDTSRVPDSGPTVASRSTTMSGNALNNACRKIKDVLVGEASEMLGCPADQIRMDEGVVTAGGSLRDATLRSAAGESAGGLEGKAFPETKTSLSINDVIKSCVQKRKPLSADGWYASPPTNFDNETGQGDAYVVYAWATNLVKARVDRETGEVSVLKVWSAHDVGKAINPSSAEGQIEGGVLQGIGYALTEDMSVDSAGRILNPDFSTYIIPTAEDGPEIVSIIVEHPYPEGPDGAKGFAEQPLMGIAPAVANAVYDAVGVRITDLPLTPEKVWRALKEKETHEGKRGKADLGARTRKKT; this is encoded by the coding sequence ATGACCGTAATCGGAAGGCGAGTGAAGAGATCCGAGGGAGTCGAGCGCGTCACCGGGGCGGGGCTTTTCACCGACGATCTCAATTACCCGGGCATGCTGCACGCCGCCGTCGTCCGCTCGCCCGTCGCCAGGGGACTCGTACAAGGGATTGACACCGGGAGCGCCCTCAATATGAAAGGCGTCGAGGGAGTATTCACGTTCAGAGACATTCCCGGCCGCAACAGCATCCCGATTATCCTGGACGATCAGCCGTTTCTCGCAGAGAAGTATGTGAACTACGTCGGAGAGCCGATAGCCGTGGTCGTTGCCTGTGATCGTCCCACTGCCAGGGCCGCGGCTCTGGCGGTCGAAGTCACGATTAAGAAACTCCCGCCCATTCTTTCTCTCATGGAGGCTCGCAATCATCCCACGATCAAGCTTTTCGGCGAAGATAACGTGTTCAGGCAACTCAAGATCAGGCGAGGCGACACGAAGAGGGCCTTCGCGTCATGTGACGTCATCGTCGAGAACGAATATCGCACTCCCTATCAGGAGCACGCTTACATCGAGCCGCTGGCCATGATCGCCATCCCTCATCCCGACGGCAGGATGGAGATAAGAGGTTCGATGCAGTGCCCGTTTTACGTGCGGAACGCCGTCACGAGAGTACTGGCGCTGCCGGAGAGCGATGTTTGGGTGATACAGACTGCGACGGGCGGTGCTTTCGGCGGGAAGGAAGACGTGCCCTCACTTCTCGCGTGTCAGGCCGCTTTGCCGGCGTGGAAGCTCAAGAGGCCGATCAAGCTCGTCTACGACCGTACCGAAGACATGATGTCTTCGTCCAAGCGTCATCCCAGTTGGGTGCGTTACAAATCTGGAGCGTCGAAAGATGGAACGCTGAAGGCGGTGAAAGTGGAGTATGTCATTGACGGAGGGGCTTATTCGACGCTGTCGCCGGCGGTGCTGTTTCGAGGAACTGTCCACGCGGCGGGGCCGTATAGATGCGAGAACGTCAAGGTGGACAGCTACGTCGTCGCGACGAACAAGGTGCCGACAGGCGCATTCCGTGGGTTCGGCTCGCCACAGATACTTTTCGCCGCGGAATCTCAGATGGATATTCTGGCCGAGAAGCTCGGTCTCGATCCTGTTGAGTTCAGGCGCAGGAATCTGCTCAGGGTTGGTGACACGACTGCCACCGGGCAGAGGCTTCTAAACAGTGTCGGCCTGGAAGAGACTCTCGACAAGGTGCTTCAATCCTCCGCGTGGTGTCCTCGCGCGAAAGAGCGTGCGGACAAGGATGGCGGCAAAGATACAGGCAAGGCCCGGCGCAGAGATGAAGGCAGTGAAGACGACCGAATTCGGAACGAGGAGGGCAACACCGGGTTTGGCCTCTCCACCATCTTCTACGGGGTTGGTCTCGGTGCTGCTGGAAAGTATCTCGCGCGCACCGGCGCGAACGTCATTCTGCACTCCGATGGTTCGGTTCTGTTTTCCGTAGGGACTACCGAGCTCGGACAGGGGATGACCACCGTTCTCTCGCAGATAGTCGCGGACGGGCTTGGCGTACCGTTTGAGTGCGTGCGCATGACGGCTCCCGACACGAGTCGCGTGCCGGATTCCGGTCCGACGGTCGCCTCGCGGTCAACCACGATGTCTGGCAACGCGCTCAATAACGCTTGCAGGAAGATAAAGGACGTTCTTGTCGGAGAAGCCTCCGAGATGCTGGGCTGCCCGGCAGATCAGATAAGAATGGACGAAGGTGTCGTGACAGCGGGAGGGAGCCTGCGGGACGCGACTCTGCGGAGTGCAGCGGGGGAATCAGCGGGAGGTTTGGAGGGGAAGGCTTTCCCCGAGACTAAGACCTCGCTGTCTATTAATGATGTGATCAAATCGTGCGTGCAGAAACGAAAACCGCTCTCTGCCGACGGTTGGTACGCTTCGCCACCGACAAACTTCGATAACGAAACCGGGCAGGGCGACGCCTACGTAGTCTATGCTTGGGCCACAAACTTGGTCAAGGCGAGAGTGGACAGGGAAACGGGCGAAGTGTCGGTTCTGAAGGTGTGGTCGGCCCACGACGTCGGCAAGGCGATAAACCCATCGTCTGCGGAGGGCCAGATAGAAGGCGGTGTGCTCCAGGGTATCGGTTATGCTCTGACTGAAGACATGTCCGTTGATTCCGCCGGTCGCATTTTGAACCCCGACTTTTCCACCTACATAATCCCGACCGCGGAAGATGGCCCGGAGATAGTCTCGATAATCGTCGAGCACCCTTATCCCGAAGGGCCGGATGGCGCAAAGGGATTCGCCGAGCAGCCGCTCATGGGAATCGCGCCGGCAGTTGCCAACGCGGTCTACGACGCAGTGGGCGTGCGAATAACCGATCTGCCGCTCACTCCCGAGAAGGTCTGGAGAGCCCTGAAGGAGAAAGAAACTCACGAGGGCAAGCGCGGCAAAGCGGACTTAGGTGCAAGGACCCGGAAGAAGACATGA
- a CDS encoding FAD binding domain-containing protein yields the protein MTDAAIISVSTLNQALKAMAQKNVVALAGGTDVLVRLHDVVDRPWPRLLVLEGVKPLHRMTVKDDRILLGPLLTFADIAKSAGLRKFAPQLVEAASLAGSVLIRNRGTIGGNVAHASPAGDLIPPLFVLSARLELSSVNGKRYVSIEDFVKGPGLTALKANELITSIILEKCGSHGFYLRLAARRALAISKVSVAANLSVRREKVDRIKVALGAVAPTVVRALRTEDYLLGRELTDGTISVACSIAKNEATPITDIRSDAEYRRGMVAVLLRRGLARIAHTGTRA from the coding sequence ATGACAGACGCTGCGATCATCAGTGTTTCGACGTTGAATCAGGCTCTCAAGGCAATGGCACAGAAGAACGTCGTCGCTCTGGCAGGTGGAACCGACGTGCTTGTCAGACTGCACGACGTCGTCGATCGTCCATGGCCCAGGCTGCTTGTGTTGGAAGGGGTCAAGCCGCTCCACAGAATGACGGTGAAAGATGACCGCATCTTGCTGGGGCCTCTTCTCACCTTCGCCGACATTGCGAAATCGGCCGGCCTGAGAAAGTTCGCGCCACAACTCGTTGAGGCGGCTTCGCTGGCGGGGTCGGTCCTCATAAGAAATCGCGGCACGATCGGTGGGAATGTCGCACACGCTTCTCCGGCCGGCGATCTAATCCCTCCTCTGTTCGTGCTTTCGGCGAGACTTGAATTGTCGTCCGTCAACGGCAAACGCTACGTATCAATCGAAGACTTCGTCAAGGGGCCGGGATTGACCGCTCTCAAGGCTAACGAGCTGATCACGTCCATAATCCTTGAGAAATGCGGAAGCCACGGGTTCTATCTTCGGCTTGCGGCCAGAAGGGCCTTGGCCATCAGCAAGGTCTCGGTGGCTGCGAATCTCTCCGTGCGACGGGAGAAAGTGGACAGAATAAAGGTTGCCCTCGGTGCGGTGGCTCCAACTGTGGTGAGGGCATTGCGGACCGAAGATTACTTGCTGGGCAGGGAGTTGACGGACGGCACCATCTCAGTCGCGTGTTCCATTGCCAAGAACGAAGCAACGCCCATAACGGACATACGTTCCGACGCAGAGTACAGGCGAGGAATGGTGGCCGTTCTATTGCGAAGGGGTCTCGCGCGAATCGCACACACAGGGACCCGGGCTTGA
- a CDS encoding xanthine dehydrogenase family protein molybdopterin-binding subunit: MADCVNDKNSFDVIGSAVPGVDALDKVTGRAKYGADYNQKGQLYGAARHSDYPHAEIVSIDTTRARELPGVRAVLTHVDIPGQNCFGGVVPHQVVLCSDKVRYFGDVVAIVAADTEEVASTAVGLVEIRYNPLPVVTDPVEALREGSPPVHPNGNLCVHHKVRKGDVDKAFSKCDVVLRREYSTQKVEHAYMEPEAVLAELGENGGVTITGSVQNLYSIRRALARVLALPLNRVRIRQATLGGSFGGKDEVMSALACRAALLALATGRPLKMVNTRENSMRESYKRHPYKMRYKVGASKQGLLQAMQIEIFADAGAYAAMSPFVTWRSVVQATGPYVVPNVKTDVYAAYTNNCYTSAMRGFGSPQICFGAESLMDELALELGMSPLEIRLKNVLKDGCETATGQKLDHKVSVEQALLNVARKGNFKEKWNACLEQNKGGAVSKGSAEGTTGESDHDSVTTAGSEPRAGSCIKKGIGLSCSYRGVSLGAEGVDAAGVVVSLQTDGTVIVSSGLVDMGQGASTTISLLVAEELGVTIDRVVFLNADTSRLPDSGPTVASRTSFMAGNAAGRGCHELLERLKPIAAETLKCSPGSVVFEDNFVYAGGGESSTGGGERKGEGMSLAALATLCFQKGISLYAHGWYKAPSTSWDEENGQGLAYYTFVYGANLAEVEVDAVTGKVAVTNVVSSHDVGRVISLHGARGQVCGGVAMGLGYALLEEYAEEAGVPQLENLDEYLLPTAGDTPDVDVVFIENPDKLGPHGAKSLGEPACELAAPAIVNAVANATGRRIRALPLTLERVLLGRKLSRKEERGSVKAKETLTGESDPANARDRDQ; the protein is encoded by the coding sequence ATGGCTGATTGCGTGAACGACAAGAACTCATTTGACGTAATTGGCTCGGCCGTCCCCGGCGTGGACGCTCTCGACAAGGTGACGGGCCGCGCAAAGTACGGCGCCGACTACAATCAGAAGGGTCAGCTGTACGGAGCCGCCAGACACTCGGATTATCCCCACGCCGAGATCGTATCAATAGACACAACCCGTGCGAGAGAGTTGCCCGGCGTCCGCGCCGTATTGACTCACGTCGATATCCCAGGCCAGAACTGCTTCGGCGGTGTGGTTCCGCACCAAGTAGTCTTGTGTTCCGATAAGGTCAGATATTTCGGTGACGTCGTGGCGATAGTCGCTGCGGATACGGAAGAGGTCGCGTCGACGGCCGTAGGACTTGTCGAAATCAGATACAATCCTCTTCCCGTAGTGACCGACCCCGTAGAAGCTTTGCGCGAGGGCTCTCCGCCGGTTCATCCGAACGGAAATCTCTGCGTTCATCACAAAGTAAGAAAGGGTGACGTGGACAAAGCCTTTTCTAAATGTGATGTTGTTCTGAGGCGGGAATATTCCACTCAAAAGGTTGAGCACGCGTACATGGAACCCGAGGCCGTTCTGGCTGAACTCGGGGAGAACGGCGGCGTTACCATTACTGGTTCGGTTCAGAATCTCTATTCGATCAGGCGAGCGCTGGCCAGGGTCCTTGCCCTGCCGCTGAACCGCGTACGGATACGGCAAGCGACGCTCGGCGGTTCCTTCGGCGGCAAAGATGAGGTGATGAGCGCACTGGCTTGCCGGGCCGCTCTGCTCGCCCTGGCTACCGGACGACCCTTGAAGATGGTGAACACTCGCGAGAACTCCATGAGGGAGTCGTACAAACGTCATCCTTACAAGATGAGATACAAGGTGGGGGCCAGCAAGCAAGGTTTGTTGCAGGCGATGCAGATAGAGATCTTTGCCGACGCGGGCGCCTACGCCGCGATGTCTCCGTTCGTCACCTGGCGTTCGGTGGTACAGGCCACGGGGCCGTATGTCGTCCCCAACGTGAAGACGGATGTTTACGCCGCATACACGAACAATTGTTACACCAGCGCGATGAGAGGATTCGGCTCGCCGCAGATTTGCTTCGGCGCAGAGTCTCTGATGGATGAATTGGCTCTCGAGCTCGGCATGAGTCCATTGGAAATTCGCTTGAAGAACGTGCTCAAGGACGGTTGTGAAACGGCCACCGGGCAGAAGTTGGATCACAAGGTTAGCGTGGAGCAGGCCTTACTGAACGTTGCCAGGAAGGGAAACTTCAAAGAAAAATGGAACGCCTGTCTGGAACAGAACAAGGGGGGCGCAGTGAGCAAAGGAAGCGCTGAGGGTACGACGGGCGAAAGTGACCACGACTCCGTGACCACGGCGGGTTCTGAACCTCGGGCAGGGTCTTGCATAAAGAAGGGGATAGGCTTGTCGTGCAGTTACCGGGGTGTGTCGTTGGGTGCGGAAGGAGTGGACGCCGCGGGTGTTGTCGTCTCGCTTCAGACGGACGGTACCGTGATCGTATCGTCGGGTCTTGTTGACATGGGTCAAGGAGCTTCAACCACAATCTCGCTTCTTGTGGCCGAAGAGCTGGGCGTCACGATTGACAGGGTCGTTTTCCTCAACGCAGACACGTCGCGTCTTCCGGATTCGGGCCCCACTGTTGCCTCGAGGACAAGTTTCATGGCGGGAAACGCCGCAGGGAGGGGCTGCCACGAGCTTCTCGAGAGGCTTAAGCCCATAGCGGCTGAGACGCTGAAGTGTTCACCGGGCTCGGTTGTGTTTGAAGACAATTTCGTTTATGCCGGCGGAGGGGAATCAAGTACCGGTGGCGGTGAACGCAAGGGGGAAGGCATGTCGCTGGCTGCGCTGGCCACCCTTTGCTTCCAGAAGGGGATTTCCCTTTACGCTCACGGCTGGTACAAAGCTCCGTCAACGTCGTGGGACGAGGAGAACGGCCAAGGTCTTGCCTATTACACGTTCGTATACGGCGCCAATCTGGCGGAGGTGGAAGTGGATGCCGTGACGGGCAAGGTCGCCGTAACCAATGTCGTGAGTTCGCACGACGTGGGCCGTGTGATAAGTCTCCACGGCGCGAGGGGACAAGTGTGCGGAGGCGTGGCCATGGGACTCGGCTACGCTCTGCTCGAAGAGTACGCGGAGGAAGCCGGGGTGCCCCAGCTTGAGAATCTTGACGAATATCTTCTTCCGACCGCGGGCGATACGCCGGACGTGGATGTCGTTTTCATCGAGAACCCTGACAAGCTCGGCCCTCACGGCGCAAAATCGTTGGGAGAACCCGCCTGCGAACTGGCGGCGCCGGCGATTGTAAATGCAGTCGCTAACGCAACAGGGAGAAGAATCAGAGCGTTGCCCCTCACGCTGGAGAGAGTGCTTCTCGGAAGGAAGCTCTCAAGGAAAGAAGAACGCGGCTCTGTGAAGGCGAAGGAAACTCTGACAGGGGAATCTGATCCAGCCAACGCACGGGACAGGGACCAATGA